The nucleotide window CTTGTCATCTAATTTTTTCTACTAAAATTCTGTTTCTTCGCCACCCCCAcccgaaaaaaataaaaaaggataaTGAATCTAGTcaccagaaaattttcttttttaacgcAAATTGTTTTGCTATATCTGTCATTTATTTAGTCTTTTCTTTGCTGTCACCCACCTGACTATGTGAGCCTAAATCCTGCCTGACTCAGACAAGAAGCAAACAATGTCCCCGAGAACTAATTTACCTTCAATATGCTTCTTTCAGATAACAAGGGAATGAAGCTACTCTTGACCTAGTATGGACAACACAACAAGAAGAGACAAATGTCCCTGAGAACTAATCTCTCTTCAATATGCTTCTTTCAGTAAAAAGGATGGAACAAATTGGCAAAAAGACCAAGCAAATATTTTGAAATCTATATGCTTTAGAGAAATTTGAAATCACCATAGGCAATGCTGCAGGAGCATAGGTATCGTCATCCTCTGCTATGACAAGTACTTCATCGCCTTCTTGTAGAACATAAGAGTCATCCGGGTTCAAAATTATTCTGCCACCCAATGATGCAACCTTGACTCCACAAGGAATGGCATCAGGAAAACTGATCAGTACATCCTCAAAATGCATGCCATCCAACTGTGGCCATCTTTTGATATAGAACTCGCAATTTTCAAATCCAAGGATATCTTCCCAGATCTGTTATAGCCCATTAATGAAAACGGATTACCCAATTGACATACAAAAATCAATCGGAGCttcaaattaaaagaaaatcacCAATATGTATAAAACAAGATGCTGTCACCCCCACCCAAACAATGCTAAAAGCATAACAGAAATTGACCTGTGCAAGTCCGGGCTGCCTAGCACATTGAATCATCAGACGACCAATTACATCATGAGCCACAACAGTTTCAACAAGATCTCCACCAACAAGTTTAACAAGAACCTCATTGTCAAGATCACTTAGTTCAACTACAATATGTCCCCTCAGCCCCTCTTTCACTCCGGTTAGACTTAAAACAGTTCTCAATGCACGGGCATCACTCTGCACCAACCAACATGTAATATAGTATGCTTGTAAGGTACCAAATATTTAAGCAAAATTTGTTAGTGAAACAGAGCCAAGGGAAATAAGCATAAATACCCCAAATAAATATTCCAAACCCAAAACTTAAACAACACAAAGGCATAAATACAAATTTTGCATTGATTGGTAAAGTATACCTGATCAGCATTTCCGTCTTCAGCAAGGACAATTATTGCACGTGCCTTGGAGACAGATACCTGCAAACGATGGTATAAGAAATCACATGGATAGGCTTACAAAATCCATCTATTAGTGTTAAAAACTAGTCATTGGATGCAACAGAAAACATATATATCCTTGTACCTCTTCTGAGATTCGAAGAGATTTTTGGTGCAGAATATAAACATTTGGAAAGATATAAGCATGCATGTAACAAAGTATTAGAGACTCGATTCCGGAATCCAGCAAGCCAAGATTACAAAGCTATAGAACATCTTGgaaatttatttcttttaaagataaaacttaataaataaataaaaacaatgaAATATATTTCTTAATTTGAATTTAACAGAAGATAGAAAAAAATTTGATGCTTAACATTCCAATGAATGAAGCCGGAAAAAAATCAGAGAACTAGAAttgttaaaataaataaataaaataataaaagaagaaCCGTGTATATGTCACTCGCAAGTTAGATTGCAAAGTGAGCTCCATGAACATCTTCCAATGCTTACAAACACTTAAGAAAGGGAATCCAAATGCTTCAGGAAAGTTAACAAACCTCCCCTATTATTGATGAAAGTATGAGTTAAAAGTAAGAAAACAAGATATTTTTGAGATATCACATGATCAAAATCTCATTCGGTATCACGTGCCAAGCTATACAAGTCTTTCTAATGCACCACAAATGGAATAAAATATAGAAAGGTTAGAAACTACGAGATTCACACCAGTAGGGTCCTAAGACTTGCTCTTACagagaaattaaaacaattccGGCTTCGCACCAACATTTGGCATCACACCAAATGTGTATCAGAAATCACTCCAAGTAACCCATGTTTCACACACAAGCAGAAACTCATAAGAAATTTTCCTCAAGAACTATGGAGTCATACATGAATCACTGACATCCCTCAAACTAATGCACTTAGGAATTGAATGAgttaattttatataatttgaACTTGGCTCCCACATCATTTTCTTTATTCTACTATATGTACAGATTAGtctatttattttttaggtAATTTAAGTCTCTTAGGTTACTTAAGCTCAGGCTTATCAAGCCTAATGGTGATAGGGTTAGTAAAATGTATTTTATTGTTAAGAATTCTAGAATTCATCAGTTTTTGATTTTATAGAGGCAATCGTTATTTATCAGACTTCATGGAAGATTctgacaaagaaaaaaaacttcatgAAAGATTAAAACATCCTTACATCAGTCTTCACGAACACCCCTCTAATATTGTTTTTGTTGTCTCCCTAGTCTGTCTTTTCCTTTGGCCCAACTCTTCTGTTTCTCCTCTCCAAACCTAATTTCCTCTACTCTTCTCAATCACTCTAAAGTATGAATTATATCCCAATTGGTGCTATATCTTCCCATCACATGCACTGCTGCTCCATCTATCTAGACCATTCTAGAAtgttcctcacctataaaaacCCCACATGAAAATCAAGGCTGCAGTGCCACACATTTCTGTTGACAAACCTAGACACCTCTAGTTGCACCACCGTCATCTCCCAGATCTACACAGCTCATCCAGTTGTGCCGTCCGCCaccatgggttgcctcccagtCGTTGTCTTCTACTCAGCCTACCAATTGTAAACATCATAACTGAACTCCCTTATGGTCTTAAATGTACTCTCATATGGGTGTTTCAATTCCTCAGCTCCCTTGCAAGGAGTGGGTTCTTGTCACCCGGGGGAATGATACAGTATAGTCAAATTATTATTCAAGTATTTTAGGCTATTTATACTTGGACTTTATTTATTAGGATTTCTAATGCTAGGGTTAGTAAAGGTAATTTGTTGTCAGGGTTCTCGAATAATATTTAGCTTCTTTAAATAGAGGCATTGCTATCATTACTTCTTAGACATTGTGAatggatacacacacacacacacacacacatacttgAATCTCGACTATCTCTCCTGTAATATTGGTCTTGTTGTCTCCCTAGTCTATCCTTCCATTATCCCTAATTCTTCTATTTCTCATCCTCTCTAAAGTCTGAATGATATCCCAATTAGTGCTGCATCAACTACTTAACTAGTCCTTGATCATTTGTGTGCAGTTCCTCGATCTATGAATACTGTAACAGCTTCTTAAGCTTCTTTGCTTTTGGGCCTTTTAGGTCCCATAcataacagaaaaaagaaagaaaaaaaagtaattaacTAATTCGTTTCAATGAGCCAACTGAGGTAGATGATAAAAGTCTGGATATATATTGTAAAGTGCCCCTCTCCTTAGGGACGTCCCACACAAATTGTGACGGACATCAAAGAGGAGAACATGCTTCTAAATTTTTATGTTAAAGTAACAAGAAAGCAAACTGTCCTACCTTTTTCAGGTCAGCAAGAATAAGAGGGCTCCCACTTCTGCATATTACAGATGTTCCTTTGAAATCAAACTCCATTTTACCAATGTCAAGTTCCATTTCCTCTTTGTCTCGCTCAGCCATAACTACAACAATCCCTCCACCCAAACTCTCATTAGCTATTGCAATCTGGTTCAATAATGATCCCTGAATTCACAATGGCATTCAGTCAAATCACTTTTCATTAAGATAAACTGTAACCTTACCTCATATATTCGCACAGCAAATGATGAAAGGAAATTAGCAATACAATAAAAAATTACCAATTTATCGCTCCAACCGAGAATTAAAGTATGGTTTTGCTCCACTACCTCACTTCTTCCTTTCCTCAATGAGTCAAACTTCTCTGAAATTGCATCAGAAACAAGTCCAAGCATCATTGCAAATATGAGCATCCCACCAAAGCTAATGGAAACTGAAACAAGCCTTTCGCCAATTTGTTCAGAGTCAGTATGGTTGCCAGAATCAGCTACATACGTCCACGATAACCAAAGACATTCCGCTAAGCTATCATCTTTCACTCCAAACAATGCTAACCCCCCAAGACAAATAAGTAACAGTGTTGCAACCAACAATGTCAGTGGCTTAGAATACGGGTGGACTGATAAAAACAAATCGACACGGTACGCTAGCTGTTTGTTTAGAGATTCTTCTTCAGAGATGTTCTCCGGTGACCGTGATCTCGAGACATAGTCAATGTACTTGAAAACCACAAGAGGGATTGATAAAAACACGAGGGAGACCATAAGCGCTAATCGTTTTAATCTTCTGTTAGGAATATCATCATCCTCCAGCCCAGAATAAGTGATGAGCTCCATAGATTCTAACGAATTGTAGGCTTGTAATCTCAATTCAAGCTTGGAAATATAATCCTGCAACTCATTGACTTGGCTATGTAAACAGAAGTTTTGGTACACCACTGACGACAAAACCGTCATCAAAATCTGATATGCACAAACAAATTTATGAGCTCCAATCACAATCAAGCTATCAAACCCTAGAATTATGAgagagacgagagagagaggtacCGCTACTGAACAAGCCATTTTCCACCGGAGTTTGAAGCCGAGTCCGGAAAAGCTAATGACCTTGTCGCCGGAAGCCTCCGATCGTTTTTTGGAGAGGCCGTCGGGGACGCCGGAAACGGGCTGGTTGACATCGTTTCGCGGAGGCTTCTCCCGCCGACGGGGGAAGTCAACTCTCCGGCGGGGCCTGTCATGGCTGAAAGTTCTCGGAGGGGCGGAGCTGGAGGACGAAACGGCGCGAAACGACGTCGCCGGACCAAATGGCGGCTGAGAATCGGTGGGGAGGGGTGGGGATGGTCTGGGGTTTGTGGGGAATCTTCGGTGGTATTTTGGGGATTTCGCTGCGTGGATGAAGGGCGGTGAGGGAAAGTACCAGTCTCTGCTGGAGGAAGGGATTGCTGAGTCGGAGTCGAGGGACATGTTGGGGATAGTCCTACAAGTTTAGGTACGTTTTGGGCATTCGAGTGCCTCTTATTTCTGGTAACGTGGGTGGATTCAGAGCTGCTAATGCTGGCAAGTTTGGAATTTGAAAGGGGTTGCTGCTTAAGATATATGGGTTAAGGAGTTTGATCAGTGCCtgttctttaattaatttaggGTCACGACGAAATGCGTTGACCTGAATAtgacaactttaatttgtttttatgcACATAATACCTGGATTCGTCCCTTAGAATGAAGGGTGTAGAATTTAGAGATGAAGGGATTTCTTATAAGCTCATGTTTACATTGTGTTACAAAGACTCAAAAGCGTTTTTAAattaagggaaaatgatcatttatctaattttggagttaattaaccccacttatcCAAACACTAAGGTTGTGTTTGTTTCGTGGGACTAAACGGGATTGTACTAGCCTATGTAATACAATTAGACTTATCCCACGTTTGGCACACATGAGGACTCAATTAAATGAGATAAAAGAGTCCCCGCATCAGCTCCCGACCTTCTTACATAGAACCCCCAAAACTCACCGAACTGTGGAAGCAAGGGCTTCAACAACGCTCATTAGTCTCTCCATCCCTTTCGCACGCTTCAGCCTCGTCTCTCCATCTCTTTCGCGCTTCAGCCTCGTCTCTCCACTCTCGATACGCTTCATCCTCCTTGATCTACTCGTCCaggttcaatttcttttctctctcatgCTCCTTTTGCTGTGATTCTGATTCCATCTTCCCTTCGACCAtgtctagcttcttcttctcgtgTATCTACTGTGATTTGTTAAATTAAAGACTATGGATTGATTTTCCATTAACAATTATTTATGGGTTGTTACAATTGGTGTCTAGATACCTTGATTTACtaagaattgatcaatttcaagacTAGGCTGAATGGATTAAGAGTTCCTACTAGTAAGACTATTGGATTAGTTGTGTAGATTAAATTaatgcagtttatgtgcctttCACACACTAATAGGAATTTTTATTTTGGCTATTAGGTTATTATTACGTTGTAGATGGTGGTTACACAAATGGTGAAGGATTTCTTGCACCATATAGAGGAACAAGGTTTCATTTATCGGAATGGGATGAAAGAAATATGTCTAAGGATCATGTGGAATATTTTAACATGAAGCATTCGAAGGCAAGAAATGTCATAGAAAGGTGTTTTGGAATGCTAAAAGGAAGGTGCCGCATACTAAGGAGTCCATCATTGATCCGATGGAGCATGCAGTATGTGAATTAGATGCACAAAATGGGGAAGAAGCTGATGTAGTTGGCACAATTGAAGAGTCTAATCAATGGACTACTTGGAGGAATGAATTAGCTTTACAAATGCATAATGAATGGACGGGAAGAAGAGCTGTAAGGGCTGTCGGAGATATAAGGGTTTCAGGTGCTGCTGCAAGGGATGCAAGAGATTCAAGAGAATAAATCATGTAGTTTCCGCTTTATATACATCTAAGTACTAAGGATCATTATTTATGTAGCTTTTGATTTGTTGTGAACACTAATGCATAGTGAAGGAGGAATAAAGATGGTGGTGACTCCTCTTGCTCTTGTTGCGTCTCAATCTGCTTTCCACGCCGCCTCTTGTCTCTAGACGtcctctttttcttccttgtaTGTCTCTTTTTAAttcctacttgacttgggcttcttaAGTCTTCTGGTCCAACTTGGAATAgatttcttctctccaaagaaacACAAGGTTATTATAGTCAACGCAAGAAATTACTCTAAATATATCAGACCTCAGACGTACATGTTCAGTCTTGTTCCATTCGAGTGCTAAGATCAACGGACTTGGGCATCACAAGTCAGATTCCAAAAATATATGCAAAATCCAtcagaatctgccttcccgaactaggttcACTTATCATCATAACTTCCTCCAGAGGAATCAgaatccacttccgtaaaattcctcagaaagctaacatctttatctttccaatggtataTGGCTCGCCTTCTAATTCCTTgtgagaaggtacagtttaatcCTCAAAGTTGACGCACagcagagacaattctggacgcTCAGGATAGCAAGCACCCTTTCAATCCTGCGTTCGACTTTAAGCTGCAAATccttcttttctccaatttaacctacaaaacataaagacaaagtaaatgactcaaagaTGACCAGTTCTAAGCCTAGAATCctacatttaagggtataaaaatgtatgaaattatgaactTATCACTAGCCTCGAAGAATATCTTTCATTGAAAGAAGTAGGATTTGTACTTGCATTTTGAGTAGGGCAACGTTGCTTGCCTTAGCATATGGGAATGATAATTATAGCCTTAGTTATGGTTTCCACTCATTAACTTCTTTAAATTGTATGTTACTAGCCATTTATTGAACTGAATTGAACATAGACACAACCATTTACCACTTATGCTCTTTAGATAATCATGTTTATGTTTCCTTGACCATGTCATGTTGatttttttagaaaatggaAAGTGGTGATGAAAATACAGAGCAAGGGAAGTCAAGGCGTGTATGGACCAACTTTGAAGAAGAGTCTCTGTTGAATGTAGGCCTCATTAACGGGCCGAGCCCTGCCCATTggtagcgggcttgggccgggccttactctatttttaaatagtagctggccgggccgggctttattgtaaattgaaggatccaagccaATCCATTTAATGCGGGCCTCGCGAGCTTTTtggggccgggccgggctaagccttgcgggctttttcggagcgggccttgcgggctttatttacaaataaatctttaaagataatattttttataaacttatatttatatatcatacactccaaagagaaacctctatcaacttaaataaattggaaaaattgaccgttggatgagattattataataaattatgagtgtggtaaaaaatttagccaatttcaccatattttcgaatccgatcgaattggtcaaccgttgttacttgtatgttttcttggttgaccgatgacatgacgaccatgaaacgtgcttattttttcacatcatgtctgtaaatattccatcgatggatgtgcgtggacataagataaaaatttcaattttaattgcaaagatgttggtctatatcaatttgcctcctaaagtcgtatgacttgtatattgcatttaaattgttgaggttcattctaaagcaaccatgaagtggaaaatgaatttagagaaatcaactgctcgattgagagattgtaatgttttatggtgattgtaaaaaattcagctaatttgattctcgtttcgaattcgatcaattaggtcaaatttagttactcttataaacctatatctatctTACactcactccaaagagcaacccctatcaattcaaagaaaatgaaaaaatggaccgttggatgagattattacaataaattatgagtgtggtaaaaaatttagctaatttcaccatattttcgaatccgatcgaattggccAACtgttgtcacttgtatgttttcttggttgaccaatgaCATGACAACCGTGAAACGTGCtcattttttcacatcacgtctataaatatttcatcgatggatgtgcgtggacacaagataaaaatttcaattttaattacaaagatgttggccgatattaatttgcctcctaaagttgtatgacttgtatattgcatttaaattgttgaggttcattctaaagcaactatgaagtggaaaatgaatttagagaaatcaaccgctcgattgagagattgtaatgttttatggtgattgtaaaaaattcggctaatttgattctcgtttcgaattcgatcaactaggtcaaatttagttactcttataaacctatacctatcatacactccaaagagcaacccctatcaattcaaagaaaatggaaaaatggaccgttggatgacattattacaataaattatgagtgtggtaaaaaatttaaccaatttcaccatatttttgaatccgatcgaattggtcaaccgtcgtcacttgtatgttttcttggttgaccgatggcatgacgaccgcgaaacgtgcttattttttcacatcacgtttgtaaatattccatcgatggatgtgtgtggacatgagataaaaaaaaaattaattttaattacaaacacattggcctataccaattttcctcctaaagttgtatgacttatacattacatttaaatttgcAACCTTAGATCTTAAGATGATGGTTTGAATTATTTCATGCAATCCTGCATTTAGGTTGATATAAGAATAGTTCTTGGTTAGTTTCCCGTGCTACTTTGAAAGAAAActcctggtcatggtcaaataTTGTGTGATGGATGATACATAGAAGGACAAACTGAAGCAAAATGTATGGAAATAGATATACAAAGTTTCTACAATCTACTTCTTTACTTCAGTACTATAAAAAATTATCATCCTTCTTCATTAAAAGTAGTCAGTCAGCATGTCTGTACAATAAATTTACAATTGTGCTCTCTCTATCTCACTCACACAGTCACACGTATAACCTAGTCAAGCATATCGAAAAGATAAATGTTTTGTTGagtcaattttgttttcatgaTGTGGACACAGGATATCAATCTAAGGTGAAAtgtaaacagaaaaaaaataatagagtAAAACCTATAGAGAATAAAGAGAGATGCATATTATTGAATAGCAGCAAATACTGACTCAACCAACCAGTTATTTATATTTGATTATTAACTGGGATGATTATGAGATTTTCCTCACTAAAAGTGTATTTCCAAAAGAGTCACTGCTTCCCCAATTGCAAGGAACAATGGCTGAGGAAAATCAGGAAACAAATGAGAGATAATGCCTATATGCATGGGAGATGAGAAAAGAAGAATTCAGATGGAACCAGTTTTCATCCATAATGCTAGAAGCAATTACCACTTGTTTCCACTTGTAACCAAATACTGCAAATGAAAAGTTAAATGGACAACATTATAGATCATGAACTATCACCTCATACATATTTCAAAACACACAGAATTCTCAATCACAGCAAAGACTTTTTTCAAAATTATCAAATCAATCCCCAAACACAAGGATAGTCCTAAAAAGTAATTCTTTGCAATTCAGTCTACTTCGGAATCTTAAAAGTGAAAAAGAACCTGAAATTGAAACCAAGAAATAGACCTGCTCGAGTTCCAGAACCTTTTAATTGAAATGGGACTATATCTGAGACACTATAATTGCATACCAGaatcaaaccaaaccaaacagaTCGATCAAGATACCAAAACAGAACATGAGTTAGCAATAACGAAaagcaagcaaaacaaaaagaagaagtgagCAACACACCTAAGTAGACTCTCCAAAGGATCCACTACTGTTCTTCCGGCCGACTCGGAATCGCCCCCCTACGCGAGACTCCATAGCCCAAGAAGCCGCTTCTCTTTGCTGCCCAAAGAACGAGAATTGAAAACTGAGAAACTAGAAACGAAATCGAAGTCTATTATGTGGCGACCCGAAGGGGGTATACCACAGCTccgtaatattaagccaataAGAGCTCGATACGTAGTATACTTACcgtagacctaccaacttaatactacaaggccttttgaaaatacaatttttagaaaatgggagaccaagaaaaacttttaagaaaggaCTTTAAATCAACAACCCAACACTCAAATGAACAAGTCTGGAAATGCTTAAAAATAAAGTGGGCAAGTGCACTGTGAcgccttagggcttacatcataaccgaaatgaaaggagttcaacaataacaataaaacaaaggggtgaggcgcGCTCCCAGGTAGGTGGACCTCACAGAGTTCAACATGGAATGAAAAACGAGTAAATTAATGGAGTACCAAGgggaagaacttcaagcaacaggAACAGCAACACACGGACTCGGCCAATGACtcacttctaatccaaatcgtcccgaatgacctcgttgtaacctgaaatgtaggggtgagcatttcgtcctcgctagcccaataggggctgataggagcaaaaaagtgtgacaatattattaattatgtgcctcattttagccttatttctcccttagtttagtgttttgagtcattaagtcattttgaaagtcttgttgagtgtttggagtgaaataggcggaaaaagtaaaattcatgaaaaatcctagctggatcaggattcctaactgtcaactatttttgcggtctttacattttaatttccctttattttctctagaaaattctgatattctcttgcttgttgtaggaaacgttgcctggttgaactcttggaaacagcaatgatggagtcataaaataaagcattaagatatttaaccaagcaatgaagaagggaaataaaggagaaaagatgttttcagttgaggaataaaagaaaaagatgtttcagctgaaaaataaataagagaaagacgtttcagcttggaaattaaaggaattgccccattatgagaggagttaaggccataaagaagacgtttcagttgggaaagccaaccaatgctcccctataaataggcaacgtccagaactgaatttgcatcacttcccagccaagatcacttcccagccaagataattcattgcctatcacttcctggccaaaaaccattccaagactacccaattcactactcaaacctccatcttctacaagaccgtgaccaccatccatccatcatctacgaagctcttaggcgctgagtcaaggacgctccaccaccatagcagagacaagttcatcaccttgttgctaagccgctgaggaaagcttcaaagtgtaactatgactctacttataatttttgtttcggttttatgtgtttcaatttgtgagttgtgtaattggagacacggaattttcagaatatttttattaatatttttgagattttcagtttattattgagttaattttgagaattttttatgatgcatgttataatcttgtgcccttttacgtgtttaggtaattttcagagttaggttaataagtttgcatgctagaataacggtgagagttcttgtgtgtttgcttaattttccaagagtaattgttatttgttaagacgctgagttaaacaagtagtaattagttctaacgggtggtaaaaactatgttcaatggttaaacgattctggaaattacgtgttaaattctatgtctaatggttaatttgcacgtgtgagttgattcgaaggttagataatactactagttaagagaattacgctgagtgttttcgaaaattagtagtattaggcttggtaaggacttttccgatccaatcctacattagaacgaatcagataaatggattgatccgctgaggctttccatttgagctcttatctaggcatataagatgggcacatttttgtagcatgttgaaatggattttctgtttttacacttagtaatttccaagtggtattggtctaggttagggaagccgatcattgtatatagttttatttgttttgtttttattttaagtagattaggaaccaaatttcaaaaccccccattttattcttttatttgttaattgacctttttgtgtaggtgtaccctacaatccccggactgaacgatccctgcttatcctatactgacaactacattttgcagggttaaattgtgaggctatttcagtcgcatcaatttttggcgccgttgccggggattgttaaaatcccttgcacttaaagtgtcatcgattttgttgtatatagaatgcttgctaatttttgtactacacttgtggaatggtgacaaactgcgatttcggttaggccaagctttaattgtgatttagtttaagttttatgagtgttacaaaattaagcatgtcttttatcagtgttgtacaatttgtagaagttgtttttttaaccatattgtaaattgtatgtgtttcatttagattaatttacttaattgttgtaaattgtatgtggatatgaatttagctaaatacttaattgttgtaagtgtgtaaaatcgtatgagtagacaagggcccttttgttaatattggcctaaacccttcattagtaccttgctcaggtctcttgaggttgacggcggcctttattagcacttggagaacggtctaacacataagttaatttcccagctgagtaaggggcgcatacggatggtgtcttaggttgagaccctgggtgatgggttcagttggatctcagagatactatagaatgagcctaaaccaccatgtgggagtagccgataggggcctaaacctcaatgagggagtagcctccgtagtatcactaaaatgagtcctccctctcacttacctcttaatctggccattctgccttctgaaacaaaggaaagagacttgtgtctgggcgactatccctatatcgtatctcaccaatagtagtggtttctattgggctcgacttacaacttggaatcaattgagatattaactatgtttataataataaaaaataaaaatgttgtgtgacatgcttaaggtatattggattaaacatgactttgtcga belongs to Rosa chinensis cultivar Old Blush chromosome 4, RchiOBHm-V2, whole genome shotgun sequence and includes:
- the LOC112197192 gene encoding ion channel CASTOR isoform X1 codes for the protein MSLDSDSAIPSSSRDWYFPSPPFIHAAKSPKYHRRFPTNPRPSPPLPTDSQPPFGPATSFRAVSSSSSAPPRTFSHDRPRRRVDFPRRREKPPRNDVNQPVSGVPDGLSKKRSEASGDKVISFSGLGFKLRWKMACSVAILMTVLSSVVYQNFCLHSQVNELQDYISKLELRLQAYNSLESMELITYSGLEDDDIPNRRLKRLALMVSLVFLSIPLVVFKYIDYVSRSRSPENISEEESLNKQLAYRVDLFLSVHPYSKPLTLLVATLLLICLGGLALFGVKDDSLAECLWLSWTYVADSGNHTDSEQIGERLVSVSISFGGMLIFAMMLGLVSDAISEKFDSLRKGRSEVVEQNHTLILGWSDKLGSLLNQIAIANESLGGGIVVVMAERDKEEMELDIGKMEFDFKGTSVICRSGSPLILADLKKVSVSKARAIIVLAEDGNADQSDARALRTVLSLTGVKEGLRGHIVVELSDLDNEVLVKLVGGDLVETVVAHDVIGRLMIQCARQPGLAQIWEDILGFENCEFYIKRWPQLDGMHFEDVLISFPDAIPCGVKVASLGGRIILNPDDSYVLQEGDEVLVIAEDDDTYAPAALPMVWRGSLPKDFVVPKSAERILLCGWRRDMEDMIMVLDAFLAPGSELWMFNDVAEKERKKKLIDGGLEISRLVNITLVDREGNAVIRRHLESLPLQSFDSILILADESVEDSAIQADSRSLATLLLIRDIQAKRLPMVTHVDRGSFSQSSWIGEMQQASDKSVIISEILDPRTKNLLSMSKISDYVLSNELVSMALAMVAEDRQINDVLEELFAEEGNELQIRQGDLYLHEGEELSFYEVLLRARQRREVMIGYRLADAERAVINPPAKSERRRWSVKDVFVVIAEKE
- the LOC112197192 gene encoding ion channel CASTOR isoform X2, whose translation is MSLDSDSAIPSSSRDWYFPSPPFIHAAKSPKYHRRFPTNPRPSPPLPTDSQPPFGPATSFRAVSSSSSAPPRTFSHDRPRRRVDFPRRREKPPRNDVNQPVSGVPDGLSKKRSEASGDKVISFSGLGFKLRWKMACSVAILMTVLSSVVYQNFCLHSQVNELQDYISKLELRLQAYNSLESMELITYSGLEDDDIPNRRLKRLALMVSLVFLSIPLVVFKYIDYVSRSRSPENISEEESLNKQLAYRVDLFLSVHPYSKPLTLLVATLLLICLGGLALFGVKDDSLAECLWLSWTYVADSGNHTDSEQIGERLVSVSISFGGMLIFAMMLGLVSDAISEKFDSLRKGRSEVVEQNHTLILGWSDKLGSLLNQIAIANESLGGGIVVVMAERDKEEMELDIGKMEFDFKGTSVICRSGSPLILADLKKVSVSKARAIIVLAEDGNADQSDARALRTVLSLTGVKEGLRGHIVVELSDLDNEVLVKLVGGDLVETVVAHDVIGRLMIQCARQPGLAQIWEDILGFENCEFYIKRWPQLDGMHFEDVLISFPDAIPCGVKVASLGGRIILNPDDSYVLQEGDEVLVIAEDDDTYAPAALPMVKEASFIQISRTARKPQKILLCGWRRDIDDMLVVLDAFLAPGSELWMFNDVAEKERKKKLIDGGLEISRLVNITLVDREGNAVIRRHLESLPLQSFDSILILADESVEDSAIQADSRSLATLLLIRDIQAKRLPMVTHVDRGSFSQSSWIGEMQQASDKSVIISEILDPRTKNLLSMSKISDYVLSNELVSMALAMVAEDRQINDVLEELFAEEGNELQIRQGDLYLHEGEELSFYEVLLRARQRREVMIGYRLADAERAVINPPAKSERRRWSVKDVFVVIAEKE